In the Pseudothauera hydrothermalis genome, one interval contains:
- a CDS encoding TetR/AcrR family transcriptional regulator, with product MEDIPMKQRTQLDRDAWVQAAIEVLAEEGVAGLRVEVLAKRLKVTKGSFYWHFQDRRDLLLAVLQFWKEGRIRDIVKQTRAQPGRELEQIYHVIDIYSTTRSRRGMMIELAVRDWARRDPEAAAIVAEVDDTRLRCARELFLACGVPMEEASSRCMLLYAYVFGLSLMIYDKFDSDIARLKRDIADLIARSAAMTQTQAPTTPLPTAVK from the coding sequence ATGGAAGACATACCAATGAAACAACGCACGCAGCTCGATCGCGACGCCTGGGTGCAGGCGGCCATCGAGGTGCTCGCCGAAGAAGGGGTGGCCGGGTTGCGCGTGGAGGTCCTGGCCAAGCGCCTGAAGGTTACCAAGGGCAGTTTTTACTGGCATTTCCAGGATCGGCGGGACTTGCTGCTCGCGGTCCTGCAATTTTGGAAAGAAGGCCGGATCCGCGACATCGTCAAGCAGACCCGCGCCCAGCCCGGACGGGAACTGGAACAGATCTATCATGTGATCGACATCTACAGCACCACCCGCAGCCGGCGCGGGATGATGATCGAGCTTGCGGTACGTGACTGGGCGCGACGCGATCCGGAAGCAGCCGCCATTGTGGCCGAAGTCGACGACACCCGCCTGCGCTGCGCACGCGAGCTGTTTCTGGCCTGCGGTGTGCCGATGGAAGAGGCCTCCAGCCGCTGCATGCTGCTCTACGCTTATGTGTTCGGCCTGTCGCTGATGATTTACGACAAGTTCGACAGCGATATTGCGCGGTTGAAGCGTGACATCGCCGACCTGATCGCACGCTCTGCGGCAATGACACAGACACAGGCGCCCACAACGCCGTTGCCGACCGCCGTAAAGTGA
- a CDS encoding electron transfer flavoprotein subunit beta/FixA family protein encodes MKILVPVKRVVDYNVKVRVKADGTGVDIANVKMSMNPFDEIAVEEAVRLKEAGVATEVVAVSCGVGACQETLRAAMAIGADRGILVETDVELQPLAVAKLLKALCEKEAPQVVICGKQAIDDDANQTGQMLAALMGWPQATFASKVTLADGKATVTREIDGGLETLELTLPAVITTDLRLNEPRYATLPNIMKAKKKPLDTLTPQALGVDVAPRLTTVEVSEPPKRSAGVRVADVAQLVDKLKNEAKVI; translated from the coding sequence TTGAAGATACTGGTCCCGGTCAAACGTGTGGTCGATTACAACGTCAAGGTGCGGGTCAAGGCTGACGGTACCGGCGTGGATATCGCCAACGTCAAAATGTCGATGAATCCGTTTGACGAAATCGCGGTGGAGGAGGCGGTTCGGCTCAAGGAAGCGGGTGTGGCCACCGAAGTGGTGGCAGTCAGTTGCGGCGTGGGCGCATGCCAGGAAACCTTGCGTGCAGCCATGGCAATCGGTGCCGACCGCGGCATCCTGGTCGAAACCGACGTCGAACTGCAGCCCTTGGCGGTTGCCAAGCTGCTCAAGGCGCTATGTGAAAAGGAAGCGCCGCAAGTGGTGATTTGCGGCAAGCAGGCGATCGACGATGACGCCAACCAGACCGGGCAAATGCTGGCGGCGCTGATGGGTTGGCCGCAAGCCACCTTTGCTTCCAAGGTGACGCTGGCCGACGGCAAAGCAACCGTGACCCGCGAAATCGACGGCGGTCTGGAAACCTTGGAGCTCACATTGCCGGCGGTGATCACCACCGATCTGCGCTTGAACGAGCCGCGTTACGCGACGCTGCCCAATATCATGAAGGCCAAGAAAAAACCCCTGGATACCCTCACACCGCAGGCTTTGGGGGTGGACGTGGCGCCGCGTCTGACCACCGTCGAGGTCAGCGAGCCGCCCAAGCGCAGTGCCGGTGTGCGCGTAGCCGATGTCGCGCAACTTGTCGACAAGCTCAAAAACGAAGCAAAGGTGATCTGA
- the murJ gene encoding murein biosynthesis integral membrane protein MurJ, which produces MNLLRALVTVSGMTLVSRVLGFVRDFVIARAFGAGMMTDAFFVAFRLPNLLRRLFAEGAFSQAFVPILAEYKNRQGEATARTLIDRSATLLAIVVALVALFGIVAAPLIVYVSAPGFSAHADKFALTVELTRITFPYIFFMALVALAGGILNTWSRFAVPAFTPVLLNLSFIGMALWAAPYFDPPVLALAWAVFLGGVLQLALQLRPLARIGMLPRFDLNLHDPGVRRILKLMAPALLGVSVSQISLLINTIFASFLPSGSVSWLYYADRLMEFPAGLLGVALGTILLPSLAKLHADERREAFSSLLDWGLRLTLLLTLPAALALMLLAVPLIATLFNYGAFSAADVLATRQALVAYGVGLAGLILVKVLAPAFYARQDIKTPVKIALITLAATQAMNLAFILPLQHAGLALSIGLASCLNAVLLYRGLRRRGVYRPQPGWLRFMLKVSVALLVMGGVLWFAAGEAASWLDTDGLARAVRLAGVVAAGAVAYLLTLFALGFRIEDFRRRAAG; this is translated from the coding sequence ATGAATCTACTCCGCGCACTTGTCACCGTCAGCGGCATGACTTTGGTGTCGCGCGTCCTCGGCTTCGTGCGCGACTTCGTCATCGCCCGCGCGTTCGGTGCCGGGATGATGACCGACGCTTTTTTTGTCGCCTTCCGCCTGCCCAACTTGCTGCGCCGCCTGTTTGCCGAAGGCGCTTTTTCGCAGGCTTTCGTGCCGATTTTGGCCGAATACAAAAACCGTCAGGGGGAGGCGACTGCGCGCACGCTGATCGACCGCAGCGCCACCTTGCTGGCGATCGTCGTGGCATTGGTGGCCCTCTTTGGCATCGTTGCCGCACCGCTGATCGTTTATGTATCCGCGCCGGGTTTTTCTGCCCATGCCGACAAATTTGCCCTCACCGTTGAACTGACCCGCATCACGTTTCCTTACATCTTCTTCATGGCGCTGGTTGCACTGGCCGGCGGCATCCTCAACACCTGGAGCCGCTTTGCCGTTCCGGCCTTCACGCCGGTATTGCTCAACCTGAGCTTTATCGGCATGGCCTTATGGGCTGCGCCCTACTTCGATCCGCCGGTGCTCGCGCTCGCCTGGGCGGTTTTTTTGGGCGGAGTGCTGCAACTTGCCCTGCAACTGCGCCCGCTGGCCCGCATCGGCATGCTGCCGCGCTTCGACCTGAATCTTCATGATCCTGGTGTGCGGCGTATTCTGAAACTCATGGCGCCAGCGCTGCTGGGGGTGTCGGTCAGTCAAATTTCACTCTTGATCAACACCATTTTTGCTTCTTTCCTGCCCAGCGGCAGTGTCTCCTGGCTCTACTACGCCGACCGCCTGATGGAATTTCCCGCCGGCCTGCTAGGGGTTGCGTTGGGCACCATTTTGCTGCCCAGCCTTGCCAAACTGCACGCCGACGAACGGCGTGAGGCGTTCTCCAGCCTGCTCGACTGGGGGCTGCGTTTGACCCTGCTGCTTACCCTGCCCGCGGCGCTGGCCTTGATGCTGCTGGCCGTGCCACTCATTGCCACGCTGTTCAACTACGGTGCTTTTTCGGCGGCCGATGTGCTGGCCACCCGACAAGCGCTGGTGGCCTACGGCGTGGGGCTGGCCGGGCTGATCCTGGTCAAGGTGCTCGCGCCTGCCTTCTACGCCCGGCAAGACATCAAGACGCCGGTCAAGATCGCACTGATTACGCTGGCCGCCACCCAAGCGATGAACCTTGCCTTTATTCTGCCGCTCCAGCATGCCGGCCTGGCTCTGTCGATCGGGTTGGCGTCCTGTCTGAATGCTGTGTTGCTGTATCGCGGTCTGCGCCGTCGCGGGGTATATCGCCCGCAACCGGGGTGGCTGCGCTTCATGCTCAAAGTGTCGGTCGCCCTGCTGGTGATGGGTGGCGTATTGTGGTTTGCGGCCGGTGAGGCGGCCTCATGGCTCGATACGGACGGCCTGGCCCGCGCGGTGCGTCTGGCCGGGGTGGTCGCCGCGGGCGCCGTCGCCTATCTACTGACCTTGTTTGCGCTGGGCTTTCGTATCGAGGACTTCCGCCGGCGCGCTGCGGGCTAG